One stretch of Leadbetterella byssophila DSM 17132 DNA includes these proteins:
- the hemF gene encoding oxygen-dependent coproporphyrinogen oxidase yields the protein MREAVRDYLKQLQDQICKDLEVADDKGKFKEDLWEHETGGGGRSRVISKGRVIEKGGVNYSEVSGKVTDSLKSLLKLSGDQEYFATGVSIVLHPENPYVPIIHMNVRYFELSDGQCWFGGGTDLTPHYVEPKQAKLFHERMKAACDASAPEFYPAFKKWADEYFYIRHRHEARGIGGIFYDYLRPNQVIPQTGTTHNREELFQFMQNVGNAFSPVYMEMIQHNHSKAYTSEEKKWQLIRRGRYAEFNLVWDRGTRFGLESNGRIESILMSLPPQANWEYNLEPKEGTREYETLQYLRSPIDWIE from the coding sequence ATGAGAGAAGCTGTTAGGGATTACCTTAAACAACTACAAGATCAAATCTGCAAGGACTTAGAGGTGGCAGACGACAAGGGGAAATTTAAAGAAGATCTTTGGGAGCATGAAACCGGAGGTGGTGGAAGGTCCAGGGTCATCTCGAAAGGAAGAGTAATTGAAAAAGGAGGAGTAAATTATTCAGAAGTTAGCGGAAAGGTGACAGATTCCCTAAAAAGCCTATTGAAACTAAGTGGAGATCAAGAATATTTCGCCACTGGTGTATCTATAGTTCTGCATCCCGAAAATCCCTACGTGCCTATCATTCACATGAATGTAAGATACTTCGAATTGAGTGACGGGCAATGCTGGTTTGGTGGAGGAACTGACCTGACTCCTCACTATGTAGAACCTAAGCAAGCTAAACTCTTCCATGAAAGAATGAAGGCAGCCTGTGATGCCTCTGCACCTGAGTTTTATCCAGCTTTTAAAAAGTGGGCCGATGAATACTTCTATATCCGCCATAGGCATGAAGCCCGTGGTATAGGTGGAATATTCTACGATTATCTTCGCCCAAATCAAGTTATTCCCCAAACTGGAACGACTCATAACCGTGAAGAACTGTTTCAGTTCATGCAGAATGTAGGAAACGCTTTTTCTCCAGTTTACATGGAAATGATTCAACATAATCATTCTAAGGCTTATACTTCTGAGGAAAAGAAATGGCAATTGATCAGAAGAGGTCGATATGCTGAATTTAACTTAGTGTGGGACAGAGGTACGCGCTTTGGATTAGAATCAAACGGTAGAATTGAATCCATCTTGATGAGTCTTCCTCCTCAAGCCAACTGGGAATATAACCTGGAACCTAAAGAAGGTACCAGAGAATATGAGACCCTTCAATATCTGCGTTCTCCTATTGATTGGATCGAGTGA